The window CCGTCGCGAAGGCCTCGTCCACCCGGTCCACCCGGAAGGTCCGCCAGTCCTCCCGCTCCAGGTCGTAGGCGACCAGGTACCACCGGCTCCCCGTGCTCACCAGCCGGTACGGCTCCACCTGCCGCCGCGACTCCGCCCCGTCCCCCGCCCGGTACGCGAACCGCAGCCGCTCCCGCCCCGCCACCGCCGACGCCATCGTCGTCAGCGTCCGCGGGTCCACGCTCGACCCGTCCCCCCGCGTCAGCGCGATCGTGGCCGTCTGCAGCGCGCCGACCCGGTGCCGCAGCCGCGAGGGCAGCACCTGCTCCAGCTTCGCCAGGGCCCGTACGGAAGCCTCCTCGACCCCCTCGATCGCATGCCCGGCCCCCGCCCGCAGCCCCACCGCGATCGCCACGGCCTCCTCGTCGTCCAGGAGCAGCGGCGGCATCGCCGCCCCCGCCACCAGCCGGTAGCCGCCCTCGGCCCCCAGCGTGGCCTCCACCGGGTAGCCGAGGTC of the Streptomyces sp. NBC_01294 genome contains:
- a CDS encoding helix-turn-helix transcriptional regulator; the protein is MTDTPARLLSLLSLLQTPREWPGSELAQRLQVSPRTIRRDIERLRDLGYPVEATLGAEGGYRLVAGAAMPPLLLDDEEAVAIAVGLRAGAGHAIEGVEEASVRALAKLEQVLPSRLRHRVGALQTATIALTRGDGSSVDPRTLTTMASAVAGRERLRFAYRAGDGAESRRQVEPYRLVSTGSRWYLVAYDLEREDWRTFRVDRVDEAFATGARFAPRELPMDAEDFVRRGLRGGEKQTYLVEVTFAAGAAELPEWLRSAALPGGGAQTSVRFESADAPEWMVARLALTGLPFTVRGPDSLASAAAALAARLTAAAAP